The Cohnella abietis genome has a segment encoding these proteins:
- the holA gene encoding DNA polymerase III subunit delta, with translation MDAKQAFRLIKQGSISPIYVCYGTESYLMNEFIERLLEQVVEPDHREMAIVRFDTGETSLDVIIEEAETLPFLVPSKVILVRDSVLFASGKESSRIEHHPERLLTYMGQPSETTILIFLVGHEKLDERKKLVKTAKTNDSIIAFTPLQSEELLQWLNKRASNQGRTMGSSAAEELLRRVGTDLHALAAEADKLCLHAGQGGTVTAQSVQELVPMATEQNVFKLTEELAALRTAAAITLYYDLLKQREEPIKLMALLVRQFRNMLYVKELGSQGYTPQQMATQIGLHPYAVKITAEQARKFSQERLATMLSDLADLDYAMKTGRIEKTIGLELFLLKTGSSGAS, from the coding sequence ATGGACGCTAAACAAGCTTTTCGTTTAATTAAGCAAGGCAGCATATCCCCGATATACGTCTGCTACGGAACAGAATCTTATTTGATGAATGAATTTATAGAGCGATTGCTGGAGCAGGTAGTTGAACCTGACCACCGGGAAATGGCTATCGTTCGTTTTGATACTGGTGAAACATCACTTGATGTCATTATAGAAGAAGCAGAAACTCTTCCGTTTCTTGTGCCAAGCAAAGTTATACTCGTCAGGGATAGTGTATTGTTCGCCTCGGGAAAAGAATCCAGTCGTATCGAACATCATCCAGAGAGACTGCTTACTTATATGGGGCAGCCATCCGAAACGACTATTCTTATTTTCCTAGTGGGTCACGAAAAGCTGGATGAACGTAAGAAGCTTGTCAAAACCGCTAAAACAAATGATTCCATCATTGCGTTCACGCCATTGCAGTCTGAAGAGCTGCTGCAATGGCTGAATAAGCGTGCAAGCAATCAAGGTCGTACAATGGGCAGCTCAGCTGCAGAGGAGCTTCTGCGTCGGGTGGGTACGGATTTGCATGCATTGGCTGCGGAGGCGGATAAGCTTTGCTTGCATGCGGGTCAGGGAGGGACAGTAACTGCACAATCTGTTCAAGAGCTCGTGCCGATGGCAACCGAGCAAAATGTATTCAAATTAACAGAGGAATTAGCTGCGCTCAGAACTGCGGCCGCCATTACGCTTTATTATGATTTGCTTAAGCAACGTGAGGAGCCGATTAAGCTGATGGCGCTCCTTGTACGTCAGTTCCGTAACATGCTTTATGTTAAGGAGCTTGGAAGTCAAGGCTACACTCCTCAACAAATGGCCACACAGATAGGGCTTCACCCATATGCAGTCAAAATTACAGCCGAGCAGGCGCGCAAATTCAGCCAGGAACGTCTGGCGACGATGCTTTCCGATCTTGCTGATCTAGACTATGCGATGAAAACCGGTCGTATTGAAAAAACAATAGGACTTGAGCTTTTTTTACTGAAGACAGGCTCGTCTGGAGCAAGCTAG
- the spoIIP gene encoding stage II sporulation protein P, giving the protein MKRIIVSVNWPLIQAKWRRILITGRAYFILSVCSMVLFVLLGLGGMVQQSLAVSPVQSMKGFAASLSGHFFQSLLSMELPQMEAKEGSPLQTSRVAAFLLRFMTDMNPDDPKSMLALEMPGMERDQSVLLRPGSGGPEAPEDHGPLEGDGQHPEDGNGEIDPGKITEQGGKNSPPEQTASPEPTPHNESVPEKTGGQSTGGKKVVFVYHSHNRESFYPELKSNMKDPTSNTINVTLVGKRLADQLESLGIGSSHSSKDYPTTVEGYNWNYSYKYSLQTVQKALAANKQLQFFFDIHRDSQRRKKTTATIKNKDYAQVYFIIGHRNPNWRENEAFANQIHEQVEKKYPGLSRGVWGKTAANGNGEYNQSVAPDSVLIEIGGVDNTLQECYRTADILAKVIADLYWDNEKAVKVMAKK; this is encoded by the coding sequence ATGAAACGTATTATCGTTTCCGTGAATTGGCCGCTAATACAAGCCAAGTGGCGGAGAATACTAATTACCGGACGTGCGTATTTTATCTTAAGTGTGTGCTCTATGGTGTTGTTCGTTTTACTAGGCTTGGGAGGAATGGTGCAACAATCTTTGGCAGTGTCTCCCGTCCAATCTATGAAGGGCTTCGCTGCTTCCTTGTCAGGACACTTTTTTCAATCTTTGTTGAGCATGGAGCTTCCACAGATGGAAGCGAAGGAAGGTTCCCCTCTTCAGACAAGCCGCGTAGCAGCTTTCTTGCTGCGGTTTATGACCGATATGAATCCGGATGATCCCAAAAGCATGCTTGCATTGGAAATGCCAGGTATGGAAAGGGACCAATCCGTTCTTCTTCGTCCTGGATCTGGCGGACCTGAAGCACCAGAGGATCACGGTCCACTTGAAGGGGACGGACAGCATCCTGAGGACGGTAACGGAGAGATTGATCCAGGTAAGATTACAGAGCAAGGTGGAAAAAATAGTCCACCAGAACAAACGGCATCTCCGGAGCCTACTCCGCACAATGAGTCTGTGCCGGAGAAAACGGGAGGGCAATCAACTGGAGGCAAAAAGGTTGTATTTGTCTATCACTCCCACAATCGTGAATCGTTTTATCCTGAGCTCAAGTCGAATATGAAGGACCCAACTTCAAATACTATTAACGTTACGCTTGTTGGTAAGCGTCTTGCTGATCAGTTGGAATCGCTCGGTATAGGGAGCAGTCACTCTTCGAAGGATTATCCTACTACAGTTGAGGGCTATAATTGGAATTATTCGTATAAATATTCGTTGCAAACTGTTCAGAAGGCTTTAGCGGCAAACAAGCAATTACAATTTTTCTTTGACATTCATCGAGATTCTCAGCGGAGAAAGAAAACGACAGCTACGATTAAAAATAAAGATTACGCTCAGGTGTACTTCATCATAGGGCATCGTAATCCAAACTGGCGGGAAAACGAAGCATTCGCTAATCAAATTCACGAGCAAGTAGAAAAGAAGTACCCGGGGTTATCCCGAGGCGTATGGGGGAAGACAGCGGCAAATGGCAATGGGGAATATAACCAGTCGGTTGCGCCGGACAGTGTACTGATTGAAATAGGTGGCGTCGACAATACGTTACAGGAATGTTATCGCACCGCAGATATACTCGCCAAGGTTATTGCTGATTTGTATTGGGACAATGAGAAAGCTGTCAAAGTAATGGCCAAAAAGTAA
- a CDS encoding RpnC/YadD family protein gives MSIDHDRLFKELLQIFFKEFMELFFPKACSFIDFSHVTFLSEELFTDVMGGATGRVDVLIETRLLEEEVGNRGGMGDTDKALIIVHLEPQSYYQINFSERMFLYSSKLYEKYRRRILPIAIFNHEREAQEPDNFSWHFPFLSVMTFRYFTVQLSKHNWREFLDKDNPVAAALLSSMGYNKSERVMVKLEFLRMMMKMQLDPARMRILTVFFETYLQLTPAENIQLQENIERIYPHEEEKLMEWMTSWEKKGKEEGLQEGLLKGKEEGIQESKQEIALKMLEKGLNPEIIEELTGLSSSQISKLQKH, from the coding sequence ATGAGTATTGATCACGATCGTTTATTCAAAGAACTGCTTCAAATCTTCTTCAAAGAGTTCATGGAGCTATTTTTTCCGAAAGCTTGCTCGTTTATCGATTTTTCACATGTAACTTTTCTTTCTGAGGAATTGTTCACGGATGTGATGGGAGGCGCAACAGGAAGGGTGGATGTTCTTATTGAGACTAGGCTGTTGGAAGAGGAAGTCGGTAATCGGGGAGGTATGGGTGATACGGATAAGGCATTGATAATTGTACATTTGGAGCCGCAGTCTTATTACCAAATTAATTTTTCTGAGCGAATGTTTCTGTATTCTAGTAAGCTCTACGAGAAATATCGCCGGCGTATTTTGCCGATTGCGATTTTTAACCATGAACGTGAAGCACAAGAGCCTGACAATTTTAGTTGGCATTTTCCTTTTCTAAGTGTGATGACATTTCGTTATTTTACGGTACAATTAAGTAAGCACAATTGGCGGGAATTTCTTGATAAAGATAACCCTGTTGCCGCTGCGCTCTTGAGTAGCATGGGATATAATAAGAGTGAACGAGTGATGGTGAAGCTTGAATTTCTACGTATGATGATGAAGATGCAATTGGATCCGGCACGAATGAGGATACTCACGGTATTTTTCGAAACTTATCTGCAATTAACCCCTGCTGAAAACATTCAACTACAGGAAAATATAGAACGAATATATCCGCACGAGGAGGAGAAGCTGATGGAATGGATGACCTCATGGGAGAAAAAAGGCAAAGAGGAAGGGTTGCAGGAAGGGCTATTGAAAGGTAAAGAAGAAGGCATACAAGAGAGTAAACAAGAAATCGCTCTAAAAATGCTTGAAAAAGGACTTAACCCAGAGATAATCGAAGAACTGACAGGATTAAGCTCTTCGCAGATCAGCAAGCTTCAAAAACACTGA
- the lepA gene encoding translation elongation factor 4: MAEITFKQSHIRNFCIIAHIDHGKSTLADRILEYTGTLTSREMQEQVLDSMDLERERGITIKLQAVRLLYKADDGETYMLHLIDTPGHVDFTYEVSRSLAACEGALLVVDAAQGIEAQTLANVYLALENNLEIVPVINKIDLPSADPERVKKEVEDVIGLDTSDSVLASAKNGIGIKEILEQVVKKIPAPQGDRNKPLKALIFDSHYDPYKGVICYIRIIDGTIKAGTRMKFMATGANFDVVEVGTFMPRPTSVLELGPGDVGFVCASIRNVKDTRVGDTITDMKNPTAEALPGYRRVNPMVFCGLYPIETTDYNDLRDALEKLELNDASLRYEPESSQALGFGYRCGFLGMLHMEIIQERIEREFNIPLITTAPSVIYRVTLTNGEVLEISNPADYPEAGKLEHVEEPYVKASIIVPNEFVGAIMELCQGKRGEFIDMQYLDTNRVTLKYNMPLAEIVYDFFDQLKSSTKGYASFDYELTGYRQSSLVKMDILLNAEKVDALSFIVHKDRAYARGRIICEKLKELIPRQMFEVPIQAAIGQKIVSRESIKAMRKNVLAKCYGGDISRKRKLLDKQKEGKKRMKQVGNVEVPQEAFMAVLKLDSD, translated from the coding sequence ATGGCAGAAATCACTTTTAAACAAAGCCACATTCGCAATTTTTGTATTATCGCGCATATCGACCACGGCAAATCAACATTGGCCGATCGCATTCTGGAATATACGGGGACGCTTACCTCCCGCGAGATGCAGGAGCAGGTTCTAGATTCTATGGACCTCGAACGGGAGCGCGGAATTACGATTAAGCTGCAAGCTGTTCGTCTGCTTTATAAAGCGGATGATGGGGAAACCTACATGCTTCATCTGATCGATACGCCGGGCCACGTAGATTTCACGTATGAGGTTTCACGCAGCTTGGCTGCTTGCGAAGGCGCTTTATTGGTCGTCGATGCTGCTCAAGGTATTGAAGCTCAAACGCTAGCTAACGTGTACCTTGCGTTAGAAAATAACTTGGAAATTGTTCCGGTCATTAACAAAATCGATCTTCCAAGCGCTGATCCGGAGAGGGTTAAGAAGGAAGTCGAGGATGTTATTGGTCTCGATACGAGCGACTCCGTTTTAGCTTCGGCAAAGAATGGTATTGGTATTAAAGAAATATTAGAGCAGGTTGTAAAAAAGATCCCTGCACCTCAGGGTGATCGTAATAAGCCGCTTAAAGCGCTTATTTTTGATTCCCATTATGATCCCTACAAAGGGGTTATCTGCTACATCCGGATTATTGACGGAACGATTAAAGCGGGAACCCGCATGAAATTCATGGCTACTGGAGCAAACTTCGATGTTGTTGAAGTTGGCACCTTTATGCCTCGTCCAACTTCCGTTTTGGAGCTTGGACCAGGAGATGTTGGATTCGTATGCGCTTCGATAAGGAATGTTAAGGATACTCGTGTAGGGGATACCATTACGGATATGAAGAACCCAACGGCAGAAGCCCTTCCAGGCTACCGCCGAGTTAATCCAATGGTGTTCTGCGGATTGTACCCGATCGAAACGACTGATTACAACGATTTGCGGGATGCACTAGAGAAGCTTGAGCTTAACGATGCTTCGCTTCGTTACGAGCCAGAATCCTCGCAAGCGTTAGGCTTCGGCTATCGTTGCGGATTTCTAGGTATGCTTCATATGGAGATCATTCAGGAGCGAATTGAACGCGAGTTCAATATCCCCCTTATTACTACGGCGCCAAGCGTTATTTATAGGGTAACCTTAACGAATGGTGAAGTTTTGGAAATTTCCAATCCTGCGGATTATCCTGAAGCGGGTAAGCTAGAGCATGTTGAAGAGCCTTACGTTAAGGCATCTATAATCGTACCGAATGAATTCGTAGGGGCGATTATGGAATTGTGTCAGGGCAAACGTGGAGAGTTCATAGACATGCAATACTTGGACACTAATCGTGTAACCTTGAAATATAACATGCCATTGGCAGAAATCGTCTATGACTTCTTCGATCAGTTGAAGTCAAGCACGAAGGGCTATGCTTCCTTCGATTATGAATTAACAGGGTATCGTCAATCTAGTCTCGTTAAGATGGATATTTTGCTTAATGCGGAGAAGGTTGATGCGCTTTCCTTCATCGTGCATAAGGACAGAGCTTATGCTCGTGGCAGAATTATTTGTGAGAAGCTTAAAGAGCTTATCCCGCGCCAAATGTTTGAGGTGCCTATTCAAGCGGCCATTGGGCAGAAGATCGTTTCCCGTGAATCGATTAAGGCCATGCGTAAGAACGTTCTGGCAAAATGCTATGGCGGAGATATTTCTCGTAAGAGAAAGCTGCTTGATAAGCAAAAAGAAGGTAAGAAACGGATGAAGCAGGTCGGTAATGTTGAAGTACCGCAAGAGGCATTCATGGCAGTGCTTAAACTCGATAGCGATTGA
- a CDS encoding anti-sigma factor family protein: MICQEVMELMQRHIDSDLDQQETSLMMDHVGQCPDCAAMLTRLQRLSNELEQLPRVVPKFSLVDAILPELERLHAADSTSDSRLNEDSSNDKPSSARSHRPSRHLFGKISGVVAAGVVAGLLIFSNPSQWISGGSGSHNEAAAPSPFSSVASSSGNEAGLLSDSMSRMKGAEIETNKESASRSMALEQFDDKSTVPDKSSVSKVEPSLTAPQEKDSTDMGKQGLNAKDQFGAILTENPKADIPKADIPKEPSMLMSIPAALSFSPDEKWRAVAVEGAGTYQVYNTADDSQVFNSEAREGKISFLNWNEDSTILYFTFTDANGNQTQWQFDTINVKETSR; the protein is encoded by the coding sequence ATGATTTGCCAAGAGGTGATGGAACTCATGCAGCGTCACATTGATAGTGATTTAGATCAACAAGAAACGTCGCTCATGATGGATCATGTTGGTCAATGCCCGGATTGCGCCGCCATGCTAACAAGGCTGCAAAGGCTGTCCAATGAATTGGAGCAGCTGCCGCGGGTAGTACCCAAGTTCAGTCTTGTAGATGCCATACTTCCCGAATTGGAACGACTTCATGCTGCAGATTCGACAAGTGATTCCCGACTTAATGAGGATAGCTCAAACGATAAGCCTTCTTCTGCAAGGTCACATCGTCCGTCTCGGCATTTATTTGGTAAAATATCGGGTGTGGTCGCTGCTGGCGTAGTTGCGGGGCTATTGATATTTAGCAATCCAAGCCAATGGATTTCAGGTGGGAGTGGCAGTCATAATGAAGCCGCTGCACCATCCCCATTTTCTTCTGTAGCTTCTTCTTCTGGGAATGAAGCAGGTTTATTATCAGACTCGATGTCTAGGATGAAGGGAGCAGAAATTGAAACCAACAAGGAATCAGCTTCCAGATCGATGGCATTGGAGCAATTTGATGACAAGTCTACTGTGCCAGATAAATCTTCGGTAAGCAAAGTTGAGCCAAGTTTAACCGCACCGCAGGAAAAAGATTCTACGGATATGGGTAAACAAGGGCTCAATGCTAAGGATCAATTTGGAGCGATTTTAACTGAGAACCCTAAGGCAGATATTCCTAAAGCGGATATTCCTAAGGAACCTTCAATGCTGATGTCCATCCCAGCCGCACTATCGTTTTCACCAGATGAGAAGTGGAGAGCTGTTGCGGTTGAAGGAGCAGGAACGTATCAGGTGTACAATACTGCTGATGATAGCCAGGTGTTTAATTCCGAGGCTCGTGAGGGTAAGATAAGCTTTCTGAACTGGAATGAGGATAGCACGATTCTTTATTTCACTTTCACGGATGCCAACGGAAATCAAACCCAGTGGCAGTTTGATACAATTAATGTTAAAGAAACATCACGCTAA
- a CDS encoding endonuclease MutS2 translates to MRQHSLNKLEYNRVIENLMDYAVTYIGRRSIEKLQPIQDRELITHRLAETYEASQLLAKGGHPPLPSLEGMETIMGLLGTGYIMEEKDFEYIAQFARSCEQLRSYMISKKADAPIVAAYGTSMFDLKPLREAITECIDRGRIVDSASTELHKIRKKIRTAEERLQKRLETLLSRYSDSLQERLVSQRSGRYVLPIKKEYRRRVPGTVLDESSSGQTVFVEPSEVAGLQMDLSALRAEESREETQILALLSAEVEKYSYELSISLETVGHYDFLFAKAKWGLAIRGIAPELNEDRIIDLREARHPLLASQPVPLNIQLGDGYRALLITGPNTGGKTVALKTVGLLTLMAQSGLLIPAAEGSRLAIFRSVEVDIGDDQSLDSSLSTFSSHLRNVIDILAHVRSSALVLLDELATGTDPGEGVGLSIAVLEELYRRGAVIMATTHFNEIKEYARKTAGFQNARMAFDEETLSPLYRLDMGEAGNSYAFVIAAKLGISPDIVERARMIANSLKSGSGAAAGANIPAIREESSKSVRAGSPSSLKPKAKSVNSNQEPPIIWSIGDLVFIPYLKKSGIVYRLPNESGNMIIQVQKEKLSINHKRIRKYIDKKHLYPGEDYDMDIVFDSVENRKKRRLMGKRHVEGLSIQKPAED, encoded by the coding sequence TTGAGACAGCATTCACTTAATAAATTGGAATACAACCGAGTTATCGAAAACCTTATGGATTACGCAGTAACTTATATAGGCCGGAGAAGTATTGAGAAGCTTCAGCCTATACAGGATCGTGAGTTAATAACACACAGGCTGGCGGAGACGTATGAGGCAAGTCAATTGTTAGCTAAGGGCGGACATCCACCGCTGCCCTCACTCGAAGGCATGGAAACGATAATGGGCCTTCTTGGTACGGGCTACATTATGGAAGAGAAGGATTTTGAGTATATTGCCCAGTTTGCCCGTAGCTGCGAGCAGTTGCGGAGCTACATGATTTCTAAAAAAGCGGATGCTCCAATAGTTGCAGCTTACGGAACCTCGATGTTTGATCTGAAACCATTGCGAGAGGCTATTACCGAATGTATAGACCGAGGGCGAATTGTGGACTCGGCAAGCACAGAGCTGCATAAAATCCGCAAAAAAATCCGGACTGCTGAGGAACGGCTGCAGAAGAGGCTTGAAACCCTGCTTTCACGGTATTCTGATTCTTTGCAAGAGAGGTTAGTTAGCCAGCGTTCTGGAAGATATGTGCTTCCCATTAAGAAGGAGTATCGTCGAAGAGTACCGGGTACTGTACTGGATGAATCATCAAGCGGACAAACGGTATTCGTCGAGCCGTCAGAGGTGGCTGGATTGCAAATGGATTTAAGTGCCTTAAGGGCAGAGGAATCACGGGAGGAAACGCAAATATTGGCTCTGCTGTCAGCTGAAGTAGAGAAGTATTCCTACGAGCTGTCGATTAGCTTGGAGACAGTCGGTCACTATGACTTCTTATTCGCCAAAGCCAAGTGGGGACTGGCAATAAGGGGTATTGCACCTGAATTAAACGAAGATAGGATTATTGACTTGCGTGAAGCCCGGCATCCCTTGTTGGCCTCACAGCCTGTGCCTTTGAATATTCAGTTAGGGGATGGTTATCGAGCATTGCTCATTACTGGACCGAATACAGGAGGGAAGACGGTAGCTCTAAAAACCGTTGGATTATTAACACTCATGGCACAGTCCGGCTTGCTTATTCCAGCTGCGGAAGGAAGTCGTCTAGCTATTTTCCGTTCCGTAGAAGTAGACATTGGGGACGACCAAAGCTTGGATTCGTCGCTTAGCACGTTTTCTTCTCACCTTCGTAATGTCATTGATATACTGGCGCATGTGAGGTCGTCTGCTCTAGTATTGCTTGACGAGCTGGCAACGGGTACAGATCCTGGAGAAGGGGTTGGACTTTCTATTGCTGTGCTGGAGGAGCTTTATCGGAGAGGGGCTGTCATTATGGCGACAACTCATTTTAACGAAATCAAGGAATATGCACGCAAGACAGCAGGCTTCCAGAATGCCAGAATGGCGTTCGATGAGGAAACGCTCAGTCCGTTATATCGGTTAGATATGGGAGAGGCAGGAAATAGCTACGCATTCGTAATCGCAGCCAAGCTAGGAATATCTCCGGACATCGTAGAACGGGCAAGGATGATTGCTAATAGCTTGAAGTCAGGTAGTGGAGCTGCAGCTGGAGCTAACATTCCTGCCATACGAGAGGAATCAAGCAAGTCAGTGAGGGCAGGATCACCATCTTCCCTGAAGCCCAAGGCGAAATCGGTCAATTCTAATCAAGAGCCTCCAATCATCTGGTCCATCGGTGATCTCGTATTTATCCCTTACTTGAAAAAATCAGGAATTGTCTACCGTCTGCCTAATGAAAGTGGGAATATGATTATTCAGGTCCAGAAGGAGAAGCTGTCGATTAACCATAAGAGAATTCGCAAATATATCGACAAGAAGCATCTTTATCCAGGGGAAGATTACGATATGGATATCGTGTTCGATTCTGTAGAAAACCGTAAGAAGCGCCGTTTGATGGGCAAAAGACATGTTGAGGGGCTGTCCATTCAGAAGCCTGCGGAAGATTGA
- the gpr gene encoding GPR endopeptidase: protein MNADLSKYNVRTDLALEAQEMATQGQQNGQVPGVWSESESADGITISRMEIKDEQGAQQIGKMIGHYVTLEVPELREGDTTLQDKVATSFAREFEAFLKRIGINKTSSVLIVGLGNWNVTPDALGPIVVENIMVTRHYFELMPDQVSPGYRPVSAVAPGVLGTTGIESSDIVQGIVERAKPDLVIAVDALAAKSLDRVNTTIQIADTGIHPGSGIGNKRKGLTKEILGVPCIGIGVPTVVYASTIVNNTMDMVFEHMKKHTPNTDPLFGVFGKMEENERLELVKEVLNPLGHDLLVTPKEIDKFMEDIANVIASGLNAALHEAVDTDNVAAYTH, encoded by the coding sequence ATGAATGCAGATTTATCTAAGTATAACGTACGTACTGATCTTGCGCTAGAAGCGCAGGAAATGGCGACACAGGGGCAGCAAAATGGACAAGTACCCGGAGTATGGTCTGAGTCTGAAAGTGCGGATGGTATTACGATATCACGTATGGAGATTAAAGACGAGCAAGGGGCTCAGCAGATCGGGAAGATGATAGGCCACTATGTTACTTTAGAGGTGCCAGAGCTACGTGAGGGAGATACGACACTCCAGGATAAGGTTGCCACTTCGTTCGCTCGGGAATTCGAAGCATTTCTCAAACGGATTGGAATTAATAAGACAAGCAGTGTGCTAATAGTGGGTTTGGGAAATTGGAACGTTACCCCAGACGCTCTTGGACCAATTGTCGTAGAAAATATTATGGTAACTCGTCATTATTTCGAGCTTATGCCGGATCAGGTTAGTCCAGGCTATCGACCGGTTAGTGCAGTAGCACCTGGTGTTCTAGGGACAACAGGGATTGAATCAAGTGATATTGTACAAGGGATTGTGGAGAGAGCTAAGCCGGATCTTGTTATTGCCGTCGATGCATTGGCAGCCAAGTCATTAGATAGAGTAAATACGACCATTCAGATTGCCGATACGGGCATTCATCCCGGCTCAGGCATCGGTAATAAGCGTAAAGGTCTTACGAAAGAAATATTGGGTGTCCCCTGCATCGGTATAGGAGTTCCGACCGTGGTTTACGCATCGACGATCGTTAATAATACGATGGATATGGTATTTGAGCATATGAAGAAGCATACTCCGAATACAGATCCGTTGTTTGGCGTTTTTGGCAAAATGGAGGAAAATGAGCGGTTAGAGCTTGTTAAAGAGGTGCTGAATCCGCTTGGTCACGATCTTCTTGTCACTCCGAAGGAAATTGACAAGTTTATGGAGGATATCGCGAATGTTATTGCGAGTGGCCTAAACGCCGCGCTTCACGAAGCAGTAGATACAGACAACGTTGCAGCATATACCCATTAG
- the hemW gene encoding radical SAM family heme chaperone HemW, whose amino-acid sequence MSDLAKTVKSAPPVHQWTPRALYIHIPFCTNKCFYCDFNSYVAAGQPIDAYLDALENEMKLTVEELPPTVIDTVFVGGGTPTVLTPPQMTRFLQSVKKYFPLAENVEFTMEANPGTTDLEKLRAMKEGGVNRISFGAQTFDDGLLATIGRIHAAQDVIQSIANAKEAGFTNLSIDLMFGLPNQTLQQLKDSVTKALELDLPHYSLYGLKVEENTLFHRLYQRDELPLPEEDDELAMYEHLMERLGAAGYRHYEISNFAKPGYESQHNRTYWHNEPYYGLGAGAHGYALGMRHINIKGVQPYIDSANKKLPRLEENAVSIEEAMGDFMMVGLRLQEGVTQESFGRQFVGANLEATFGAALSKMCSQGLLEKVEQPAGYRLTAKGILFGNDVFGAFV is encoded by the coding sequence TTGAGCGATTTAGCGAAAACAGTAAAATCAGCACCCCCAGTTCATCAGTGGACTCCACGGGCGCTTTATATTCATATCCCTTTTTGCACGAACAAGTGCTTTTACTGTGACTTTAACTCTTACGTAGCTGCTGGTCAGCCTATAGATGCTTATTTGGATGCATTGGAGAATGAGATGAAGCTGACGGTAGAGGAGCTGCCTCCAACGGTAATTGACACCGTATTTGTAGGAGGCGGAACACCAACTGTGCTTACACCACCTCAGATGACCAGATTTCTTCAATCTGTGAAGAAATACTTTCCCCTCGCAGAAAATGTAGAGTTCACAATGGAAGCGAACCCGGGAACGACGGACTTGGAGAAGCTACGGGCGATGAAGGAAGGTGGCGTTAATCGGATTAGCTTCGGTGCGCAAACCTTTGATGATGGTCTGTTAGCCACTATTGGTAGAATTCATGCCGCCCAAGATGTTATACAGAGCATAGCGAATGCTAAGGAAGCGGGCTTCACTAACCTGTCCATTGATCTCATGTTTGGCTTGCCAAATCAAACTCTACAGCAGCTAAAGGACAGCGTAACGAAAGCACTTGAGCTAGATCTGCCTCATTACTCCCTGTACGGATTAAAGGTGGAGGAGAATACGTTGTTTCACCGCTTGTACCAGCGTGATGAGCTCCCTCTCCCTGAAGAGGATGATGAGCTTGCTATGTATGAGCATCTTATGGAGCGTTTGGGAGCGGCGGGATATCGGCACTACGAGATCAGCAACTTTGCGAAGCCAGGCTATGAGAGCCAGCATAATAGGACCTATTGGCACAATGAGCCTTACTATGGCCTTGGGGCAGGTGCACATGGTTACGCGCTTGGCATGCGACATATTAATATTAAAGGCGTACAGCCCTACATCGATTCGGCGAACAAGAAGCTTCCGAGATTGGAAGAGAATGCTGTAAGCATTGAAGAAGCGATGGGTGATTTTATGATGGTTGGCTTACGTTTGCAGGAGGGAGTCACTCAAGAAAGCTTTGGCCGTCAATTTGTTGGGGCAAATCTTGAAGCGACTTTTGGAGCTGCTTTATCGAAAATGTGTAGTCAGGGTCTGCTTGAGAAGGTGGAGCAGCCTGCGGGTTATCGCTTAACTGCAAAAGGCATATTATTCGGCAATGATGTATTTGGAGCTTTCGTATAG
- the rpsT gene encoding 30S ribosomal protein S20, which translates to MPNIKSAIKRTKTNEARRQRNASGKSALRSAVKTADVAVLGTDVNAAKAAYGAAQKKLDKAATKGLIHKNAAARKKSRLAKKLNALSAQA; encoded by the coding sequence ATGCCAAACATCAAATCCGCTATTAAACGTACTAAAACGAACGAAGCACGTCGTCAACGTAATGCTTCGGGCAAGTCCGCTCTACGTTCAGCTGTTAAAACTGCTGATGTTGCGGTCCTTGGAACAGACGTAAACGCTGCTAAAGCGGCTTACGGCGCGGCTCAGAAGAAGTTGGACAAAGCGGCAACAAAAGGGCTCATTCACAAAAATGCAGCTGCTCGCAAAAAGTCCCGTCTGGCCAAAAAACTCAACGCATTGTCCGCGCAAGCTTAA